A part of Chanodichthys erythropterus isolate Z2021 chromosome 4, ASM2448905v1, whole genome shotgun sequence genomic DNA contains:
- the si:ch73-91k6.2 gene encoding alpha-1,6-mannosyl-glycoprotein 2-beta-N-acetylglucosaminyltransferase translates to MRFRLLKKNFIVFLVILVVFIMLFYSIRRTKDDANVDMTEKDSTQTAVMGKFEFGTIQNMRKSIYDSNYRQIIQNGDKFPLEPEAVVVVQVHNRPAYLKMLIQSLEKVDGVQNTLLIFSHDYFSEEISNMVKGITFCRVLQIYFPYSIQLYPNEFPGQDPRDCPRDISKEDAIKKGCLNAEHPDSYGHYREASITQTKHHWWWKLHFVFERVQVLRGYNGYIVFIEEDNYLLPDFHKYLKSMIEVKKISCGDCDVLALGNHNGLSGFHELSGKTETAGWLSTKHNIGMGISRELYYKLMGCNNAFCTYDDYNWDWTLQNLSGTCVSKALKVLVARGSRVLHTGDCGLHQKEDCRPEMAQERVDAALKEAQSALFPSILTVTDHGPVEHQPHMKNGGWGDVRDHTLCINYAARL, encoded by the coding sequence ATGAGATTCCGGTTGTTGAAGAAGAACTTTATTGTGTTCCTCGTCATTTTAGTTGTGTTTATAATGTTGTTTTATTCCATAAGACGGACTAAAGATGATGCAAACGTGGATATGACTGAGAAAGACAGCACACAGACTGCTGTAATGGGTAAATTTGAGTTTGGCACCATCCAGAATATGAGAAAGTCCATCTATGACAGCAACTACAGGCAGATCATTCAGAACGGAGACAAATTTCCATTGGAGCCGGAGGCGGTGGTCGTCGTGCAAGTCCACAATCGACCGGCGTACCTCAAAATGCTCATACAGTCCCTGGAAAAAGTCGATGGAGTACAAAACACACTCTTGATATTCAGCCATGACTACTTCTCAGAGGAAATTTCCAACATGGTCAAGGGAATCACCTTCTGTAGGGTCCTCCAGATCTACTTCCCCTACAGCATCCAGCTGTATCCAAACGAATTCCCAGGACAAGATCCGAGAGATTGTCCGAGAGACATTTCAAAGGAGGACGCCATTAAAAAGGGATGTTTGAACGCAGAACACCCGGATTCGTACGGACACTACAGGGAAGCGTCCATCACTCAAACCAAACACCATTGGTGGTGGAAGCTGCATTTTGTGTTTGAGCGAGTGCAGGTTCTTCGCGGATACAACGGATACATCGTGTTCATCGAGGAAGACAACTACCTTCTCCCAGATTTCCACAAATACTTAAAGTCAATGATCGAGGTAAAGAAAATCAGCTGTGGGGACTGCGACGTCCTCGCACTGGGCAACCACAATGGTTTATCAGGATTTCACGAGCTTTCTGGCAAAACAGAGACGGCAGGATGGCTGTCCACCAAGCATAACATCGGAATGGGAATCTCCAGAGAGCTCTACTACAAACTGATGGGATGCAACAACGCGTTCTGCACCTATGATGATTATAACTGGGACTGGACCCTCCAGAACTTGTCCGGTACGTGCGTCTCGAAAGCCCTCAAGGTTCTGGTGGCTCGTGGAAGCCGGGTTCTTCACACGGGCGACTGCGGCCTGCATCAGAAGGAGGATTGCCGGCCGGAGATGGCTCAGGAAAGGGTGGATGCCGCACTCAAAGAGGCACAGTCTGCGCTTTTCCCTTCCATACTGACAGTGACGGACCACGGGCCGGTGGAGCATCAACCTCACATGAAAAACGGAGGCTGGGGGGACGTTCGCGATCACACGCTGTGCATCAACTACGCAGCTCGACTCTGA